The sequence below is a genomic window from Candidatus Omnitrophota bacterium.
CACCAGGAGTGGTGGAGTCCAATGTCCATCCCGATCACCGTGTTCACTGCGATGGATGTCATCGCGGCACCTCCTGTCGGTTGGTGCCAGTATGACAGCGTTCAAGCGACCCAGCGTTTTCATGCTATCACCCCCAACGTGGGGGCCGCAGGCCCGTTTCGCCTCACATGAGGCGAAACCACATTCGAGCGAGGCGAAACAGGCTGCCTTCGGCAGCCTCACGCAGGGGGTGGGATGACTGCGCTTGAGCGCGCCCTCGCGCTGATCGCGCGCTTTTTAGACGAGCACCGTATTCCCTACATGATCATTGGAGGTATCGCCAACCTGGTGTGGGGCGAGCCGCGCTCGACCCTGGATGTGGACGCATCGCTCCTTGTCGAGGAAACACAATGGCCTTCGCTCATGAAAGAATTGCGTTCCATCGTTCGGATCATCCCCCGCAATCCCATTGCATTTCTGAAAGACACGCACGTCTTGCCTGTGGAAACCTCTGACGGTGTCCGCATTGACCTGATCTGGGCGACGCTGCCCTACGAGCATCAGGCGATTGCCCGTGCGACGATTGAGGAGGTGACCGGGCAACGCATCCGTGTCCGTGTCTGCCGCCCCGAAGATCTGGTGATTCATAAAGTACTCTCTGCGCGGCCGAAAGATCAAGAAGACGTGCGCGCGATTATTCACCAGCAGCGAGCACGGCTTGACCGACCATACGTGAATCGGATTGTGGGGGAGCTGGCGAAAGCGCTCGATCGGCCGGAGATGGTTGAATTTCTTGCGAGGTGCTTCCGGGAGTCGCGCTAAGGGCTTGATTTATGTATTCGAATCGAATACACTTAAGGCATGGCGAAGAGCGCGCTGACCACCATACGATTTACGCCGCAGGAGGCGAAAGAACTCAAGGTCTACCTGCAGCGCAATCCGGCCTTTGCGTCGATCTCCAGCCTCGGGCGGGTGGCGACGATGGAGTTTATCCGCAGCAAAACCTCGTTGCCCTTAACCCCGGTTCAGGGTGGCGGGTCGCAACGGCCGTGGTTTCTTTGGGACTATAATCTCAGCGAAGCGCAGGTGCAGGAGCTGTTGCATCATGCGCCGTTTGCCCAGAAAAAATGGCTGATCGCCCGACTGCTGGAGCGGTTGCGCCCGCCGGAGATTTTTCAGTACCTCTCGCCTGAGCAGATGCGCGCCGCACTGCCGCATTTGCGGATGGACGAAAAGGTCAAACGCCATTGGCAGGAAGCAGTGGAATTATGGACCAGCCCCGCCCGAAAATCCTAACGCCGTTACAGCGGCAGGTCTTAGACACCGTCTTTGCCGAGGGGACGTTTGCTCGCCACTTTTATTTGACCGGCGGCACGGCCCTGGCGGCGTTTTATCTGTATCACCGGTACTCGGATGACCTAGATTTCTTTACCAACGAGTCACCACTCGACATGATCTGGCCAATGGTGCAGGCTATGCAGCCGCGTCTAGGATTCGCCGTGGAATCACGAGCGCCGCACTTTATTCGCCTGCGCTTTGCCGAGGGACTGCGGGTTGATCTGGTGCAGGATATGCCGGCACGATTTGGGACGCCACGCCGGCATGGGTCATGGCGTATTGACGCGCTGGAGAATATTACGGTGAATAAAATCACGGCCATCCAGGGTCGGCTGGATGTGAAAGACTACGTCGATCTCTACGTGCTCTTAAAGGACAAGCCGAAGGAGGCCATCTTCGCCTGGCTGGAGAAGGCCAAACAGAAAGATGCCTCGGTCGATCCGTTTCTCTGGTCACGCATCATCGGCGATGTGGAAACATTTCGCGTCTTGCCCCGCATGATTGTGCCCGTGTCGCTCGATGAGCTGGTGAAATTTTATCAGGGACTTCGTCGACGCATCGTGATGTCGTTGAAGCCGTCGTAGTCGTGGGTCATACGTCATGGGTCATGAGTCGCGGTTACGGTTTCGAGCGCCAGCGAAACTGAATCTGTATCTGCGCGTGGTGGGCAAGCGGGCGGATGGATTCCACGAACTTGAGACGATTTTTGAGCGGATTGATTTGGCGGATGAGCTGACGTTTGAGGCAGCCGCCACCCTTTCCTTAACGTGCACCGATCCCACGCTTTCCTGCGGCGACGACAACCTCGTACTCAAAGCCGCCCGCCTGCTTCAGCAGAAGAGCGGGGCGGGACAAGGGGCGCGGATCCATCTGACGAAGCGCATTCCGATCGCCGCCGGCTTAGGCGGCGGCTCCTCCGATGCGGCCACGACCTTGCGCGGGCTCAATACCCTCTGGAACTTGCTCTGGCCTAAGGAGCGGTTGATAGAGTTGGGGGCTCAGCTGGGCTCCGACGTGCCCTTCTTCCTCTATGACACACCGTTTGCCATCGGCCGCGGCCGTGGTGAAATCTGCGAACCCATTCCAGGACAGCCGCTTGCGCAGGTGCTGGTGGTGCCGGATGCGCAATTGTCGACGAAAGAAATCTACGAAGAATTGAATTTGCCCTTGACACCGCCAACCGCCTCGATTACCATAGTCGCACACGCCTTACGCAACGGCCCCGCCAGCGCGGGGCTCGCCGCAGGACTTTGGAACGATCTGGAACCTGTCGCGATCCGGCGTTGTCCTGTCATACCACACATTCAGGAAACCTTACGCGCATGTGGAGTGTTAGCCGCACGACTCTCAGGCAGCGGCCCTGCCGTCTTCGGGCTGTGTCGCGACCGCGCCCATGCGCACGAGATGGTGACGACGCTGCGAACATCGACTCCCTCGTCATGGCGAATTGAGCTTGTGCAGACGGATCGGTAATGGGCGATTGGGGAGTAGTGTAACGGCAGCACAGGAGCCTTTGGAGCTCCACGTCCAGGTTCGAATCCTGGCTCCCCAGTTTTGGAAGAGCCGGGACTAAACGGAGGGACTTGACGCCGCAATGAGAACACTCCAGGCCATCATCTTAGCCGCAGGCGAAGGCACGCGGATGAAGTCGGATATGCCCAAGGTGCTGCACCGCATCTGCGGCCGGCCAATGATCGCGTATGCGTTGGATCTGGCGGCCTCCGCCGGGGTGAAGCAGCCGATCATCATCTTGGGGGCTGGCGCTGAGGCCGTGCAACCGCACCTGCCGAAAGAGGCCAAAGTCGTCATCCAAACCAAGCGGCTGGGCACCGGCGATGCCGTGGTGGCGGCGAAGAAAGCGCTCGGCAGCCATGGCAGCGTGCTGATTCTGTATGCGGATACGCCGCTGCTGCGCCGCGGCACGATTCAGAAGCTCATCGAGGCGCACTTCAAAACCGAGGCGACCGCGACACTGCTGACGGCGCATCTGGCCGATCCGAGCGGGTACGGCCGCATCCTCCGCAATGAGCAGGGGCAGATCGTCGGCATCGTCGAAGAGGCGGAAGCCGCCGCCGCCCAGCGCGCCATCCGCGAAATTAACGTCGGCCCGCTCGTGTGCAAGGTCGAGGCCCTCCTGCAAGCCCTCGCCACCATCACGCCAAGCGCTTCGAAGCACGAGCTGTATCTGACCACGGCGATCTCCGCGATCGCCAAACAAGAAGGGACGAAGATTCACGCCACCCGCGTCGAGGAAATCGCCGAAGCCCTGGGCATCAACTCGAAGGCCGAGCTCGCCCGGGCGATCGGCGTCATCCGGCAGCGCATCATCGACATGCACCTCAACAATGGCGTGACCATCGAAGATCCGCGCTCCACGTTCATCGATCAAGGCGTGTCCATCGGGGCGGATACCGTGGTGCATCCCTATACCGTGATTGAAACGAGTGTGGCGATCGGCAAGCGCTGCTCCATCGGCCCGTTTGCGCGGTTGCGCAGCGGGGTGAGCATCGCCGATGAGTCGCGGGTGGGCAACTTTGTCGAGCTGGTCCGCGCCAAAGTCGGCCACCGGGTGCGCATCGGCCACGTCACCTATTTGGGCGATGCGACGGTGGAAGACGATGTCAATATCGGCGCTGGCACGGTGACGGCCAACTACGACGGCAGCGAGAAGCACCCGACACACATCGGCAAAGGCGCCTTCATCGGTTCGGATACGGTCTTGATCGCCCCAGTGAAGATCGGCCCCGGGGCCGTCACCGGGGCCGGCTGCGTTGTGACCAAAGGGCACGATGTCCCGGCCAAAGGGGTGGTGGCCGGTGTTCCCGCTAAACCGTTCGAGCAGGCCAAAGCGGCTAGCACCGATGGCCATCCCCATCCAGCGGCCGGTAAGCGCCCGGTCCTGCGCCGGGCTCCCGCGAAAGCCAAGCGGCCGGCCAAGAGGGCGCTCCGGCCCGCGCGCCGTCCTTCGGTGAAGAAAGCGCGGCCCGCGGTGAGGCGCCCCGCAGCGAAGCGCACGGTAGCGAGACGCCCCGCAGCAAAGCGCCCGGCGCGCCGGGTCTTGGCGAGGCGATAACACGATGACGAAACGGCGGCAACTCTCCCAGCGTGTGGCACTCGTCTCCGGCAATGCGAATCCGTCGCTGTCGAAGGCGATTGCCAGCGCCTTGGGCGTGCCGCTGTCGGATTCGCTCGTGAGCCGATTCAGCGAAGGCGAGATCCGCGTGAAGATCAACGAAATCGTGCGCGGCAAAGACGTCTTCGTGATTCAGCCGACGTGCCCGCCGACGAATGAAAATTTGATGGAGCTGCTGATCATTCTGGATGCGCTGCGGCGCGCCTCAGCCCAGCGCATCACCGCGGTGGTGCCGTACTACGGCTATGCCCGGCAGGACCGCAAGGATCAGCCGCGCGTGCCGATTACCGCCAAGCTGGTGGCGAATCTCATCACGACCGCCGGGGCGAATCGCGTGCTGACGATGGATCTGCACGCCGGGCAGATCCAGGGATTCTTTGACATTCCGCTCGACCATCTCTACGCGGTGACGGTGTTTGAGGAGTACCTCAGACGGAAGCGCCTGAAGTCCATCGTGGTGGTGTCCCCCGATGTGGGGGGCATTAAGATGGCCCGCGGCTACGCGAAGCGGCTGCACGCGGATCTGGCGATCGTCGATAAGCGGCGCGACACGCCGGAGTCGACCGAAGTCATGCATTTGCTGGGCGAAGTGCAGGGGAGAACCGCCATTCTGGTCGACGACCTGATTGCGACCGGCAGCTCGCTGGTGGAAGCGGCCGAGGCGGTGAAGCGAGCCGGCGCGACCGCCGTCTATGCCTGCGTGACGCATCCGGTCCTCTCCGGGCCGGCGATTGATCGCATCGGCACATCCTGTTTGAAGGAGCTCATCGTCACCGACACCATCCCGCTGCCGTCCAAGCGGCGGCATGCCAAGATCACCGTCTTGTCGGTGGCGACGCTCTTGAGCGAGGCGATTGGGCGCATCCACTTTGAAGAATCTATCAGCAGCCTGTTCGACGGCATGATGAGTTGAGCGAGGGAACACGAGATGGCGAAGGCCACAGCGGCAGGGCAATTGGAACTTACGGTGCAGCCACGAACCGCCATCGGCACGCGCGCCGTCAAGCGATTGCGCGCCGCGGGCGCGGTGCCTGGCGTGGTCTACGGCAAAACGACCGCGCCCGTCTCCGTCAGCGTGAATGCGCGCGCGCTGGTGAAGGTGTTGCACGCGAAGGGCGGAGAGCATGCGCTGGTCACGCTGCGGGTGGATGGGGAGAAGGCGTGGGAGCAGCCCGCGCTCATCCATGTCGTGCAGCATGACCCGATCGACGGGCGCGCGGTCCACGTGGATTTCCATACGATTGTGCTGACCGAGCGATTAAAGGTGAAGGTGCCCGTGATCCTCAAGGGAGAGGCGGTCGGGGTCAAGCAGGAGGGCGGAGTGTTGGAGCACTTCCTCCGCGAGATCGAAGTCGAATGTCTGCCGACCGACATCCCCGTCGGCGTGGACGTGGATATCAGCGCGATGAAGATCGGCGAGACGGTGCATGTCCGAGATCTCACGCCGCCGGCGCGGGCGAAAATCATCGCGGATCCTGATGGGACGGTCGCGGCTATCCAGAAGCCGAAGGAAGAGAAGCCTGCCGAAGAAGCCGCGGCGGCGCCCACGGAGCCTGAAGTGCTCCGCGAGAAGAAAGAAGAGCCGGAAGCGGCCGCGGCCGAAGCCAAGAAAGCCGAAGCCGCCGAAGGCAAGAAAGAGAAAGAGCCAAAGTCGTGAAGCTCCTTGTGGGGCTCGGCAATCCGGGCCACACCTACAACGAGACCAGGCACAACAGCGGGTTTGCCGTGATTCAGTGGTTGGCGCAACGCCACCAGGTGGCCATTGGCACCCGTGTGCTGAGCCGGCTGGATGGCCGGCCGGCCGGAGTCTACGGCGACTACGCGCTCGGCCAGGAGACCGTGCGGCTGCTCATGCCCCTGACGATGATGAATGAATCCGGCGAGGCCTTGCGCGAGCTTCCCGCTGGCGCGCAGGACGTCCTGATTCTCTGCGACGATGTGCATTTGCCGCTGGGGGCCATCCGGCTGCGGCCCGAGGGGGGTGCCGGCGGCCACCACGGGCTGCAATCGTGTTTGGACGTGCTGGGGACGGAGGCGGTGCCTCGGCTGCGCATCGGCGTGGCCGCCAATCCGTTGCCGCGCGATCTGACGGAGTTCGTCCTCTCGAAATTTACGAGCGCGGAGCGGCCGCTCATGCACCAGGCGATTGCGCAGGCGGCCGAAGCCGCGGAGGCATGGGCCACGGAGGGCCTTGAGGCGGCGATGAATCGATATAACCGAACACAGGACGCACCCACATGATGAGAACCGGCACGTATGAAGCCCTAGTCATTTTAAAAACCGCAGGCAGCGAGCAGGACGTCGCGAAGCGCGCCGCGGCGCTCGAAGAGCCCATTAAGAAATCAGGCGGCACCATCGCGACCTCCCACCCCATCGGCCGGCGGCGCCTGGCGTTTCGCATCGCCCGGCATGCCGAAGGGCACTATCACCTGCTGCGATTTTCCCTGCCAGCCGAGCGGCTCGCCGACCTGGAGCGGCTCTATCGCCTCAACGACGCCGTCGTGCGCTTCATGATTCTCAATGCGGAAGAGCTGGGGGCGACGGCCGACGGCATCACGACGTATACGCCCGCGAGTTCCCGGTCCAGCTACGCTTCGTCACGCGGCCCCGCAACCTCCGAGGTGTGATGATGGCCAGCCTGAATCGCGTGTTGTTGATCGGCAATCTGACCAAAGACCCCGAGTTGCGGTATATCCCCAGCGGCACTCCGGTGGCGAATCTGCGCCTGGCGGTCAACTCCTCGTTTAAAGGCCAGGACGGCCAGCGGAAAGAAGAGACGTGCTTTGTCACGATCGTCGTCTGGAGCAAACAGGCCGAACTGTGCAATCAGTATTTGAAGAAAGGGCGCTCCGTGTTCGTGGAGGGACGGCTCATCTACCGCAGCTGGGAAGCGGAGGGCAAGACCCGCTCGACCATGGAAGTGCGCGCGGATCGCGTGCAGTTTCTTGGAGGGCCGGCAGGATCCGGCGGAGCCGGCAAGGGCGAGGCGAGTCCCGCAGCGGCGGAAGAGCCCGCGCCGGCCTTGGATGCGGCGGAGGCCAGCGCCGATGCCGACGTGCCGTTTTAATGCAAGCACCACACATGGGTGGAGTTGAATAATGGCGATTGTCAAACGGGTGTTTGTGAAGAAGCCGTGCCGGTTCTGCGCGGAGCATCTTGAGGCCATTGATTACAAGGATCTGGAGCGGTTGGGCCGCTGCGTGACCGATCGCGGCAAGATCATCCCCTCCCGGCTGACCGGCACGTGCGCCAAGCACCAGCGCGTGCTCACGCGCGCGATTAAACGCGCGCGCTTCATGGCGCTGTTGCCGTACGCCACGCTATAATACCGAGCGAGGTTTCGATGGATGTGGTGTTAGTGCACGCCGTGGACGCGCTGGGCCCGGCGGGTGCCGTCGTGAAGGTGAAGCCGGGCTTCGCAAGAAATTTCCTGCTGCCGCGGGGCCTCGCCGTCGCGGCGACCCCCCAGCAGCTCAAAGCGATTGAAACGTCTCAGCGGCAGCGCGAGCGGAAATCTGCGCGGATCACAGAAGAGGCTGAGCGCGTGAAACGCCAGATCGAAAGCCGCTCCCTGACCCTGAAATTGAGTCTCGGGGAAGATCAGAAGCCCTTCGGCGCGATCACCACGCACGATATCGTTGACGCCCTGGCCGGCGAGGGGATCGCGGTGGAGAAGCACGCCGTCCACCTGGAGCAACCGATCAAAGCGCTGGGGATTTTTGAGGTGCCCGTCCGCGTGCATGCCGACGTGACGGCGATCATGAAGGTGTGGGTCGTCAAAGCGTAACACCCGTTTCACGTTTGTTGACATGAATATTGCTGAAGTCACGACGGTTGAACGCGTGCCGCCGCAGAATCTCGATGCGGAGCAGGCGGTGTTGGGCGCCATGCTCATCGAAGAAGAGGCCGTCGTCCAAGCGGCTGAAGCGCTCGAAGACGCCACCTTCTACAGCACCGCCCACCGGAAGATCTTCAGCAGTCTCGTGAGCCTCTATCGCGCCAGCGTCCCCGTCGATTTGGTGACGGTGACGGATGAGCTGCGCAAGCGCAATCAGCTCGAGGACGTCGGCGGACCCAGCTACCTGGCGACCTTAACCACCGTCGTGCCCACGGCGGCCAACGCCGAGCATTATTGCCGCATCGTCAAGCAAAAAGCCATCCTCCGCGAGCTCATCCGCGTGGCCACCCAGATCGCCGCCGACTCCTACCGCGAGGCGATCGAGCCGGATGCGCTGTTGGATCGCGCGGAAACGATGATCTTTGACATTGCGTCGCAGAAGCTCAAACGCGACGCGGTGGCGATGAAAGACATCATCAAAAGCTCCATTGAAATGATCGACACGCTCTATCAGCGCAAGGGCATGATCACCGGGCTGCCCACGGGTTTCCTGGAGCTGGATCAGCAGCTCGCCGGCTTGCAGCCGGCCGACTTGATCGTGGTGGCGGGCCGCCCGGCCATGGGCAAGAGCAGCTTTTCGCTCTGCGTGGCTGAGCATGTGGCACTCCAGCATCACGTCGGGGTCGCCATCTTCAGCCCGGAAATGTCCAAGGAAAATATCGTGCAGCGCATGCTCTGCTCGCACGCGCGCATCAACGCGCACAATGTGCGCTCGGGGATGCTCTCCGCCAGCGACTGGCCCAATCTGACGAAGGCCGCCGGCAAGCTCTCCGACGCGCCGATCTTCATCGATGATTCGCCGGGGATTTCCGTGCTGGAGCTGCGGGCGAAGGCGCGGCGCCTTAAGAGCCGGCACGGCATCGGGCTCGTGATCCTCGACTACTTGCAGCTGATGGATGAGTCCGTGGCGACCGAGAATCGGCAGCAGGAAATTTCGGTGATCTCGCGCGGCATGAAGGCGCTGGCTCGCGAGTTGAATGTTCCGGTGATCGCGGTCAGCCAGCTCTCGCGCGCCCCGGAGCGCCGGGAGTCGTTCCGGCCGCGGCTCTCTGATCTGCGGGAATCCGGGGCCATCGAGCAGGATGCGGATGTCGTCTTGATGCTCTTCCGCGAGGATTACTACCAGCCCACGGAAGAGAATAAGGGCATTGCGGAAGTGATTATCGCGAAGCAGCGCAACGGCCCCACGGGGACGGTGAAATTGGCGTTCATCAACGAATACACGCGGTTCGAAGCCCTGGCCCGCGCCGCATGAGCGCTCGCGGGGTGCTCTGGGCCGGTCTGCTGGCGGGGGGGCTGCTGGCCGCGCCCTGCTGGGCGCAAGACGCCGCCGACAAACGGATCATTCAGGTCGATGTCAGCGGCGCGAAGACGATTGCCAAGGAAACGATCCTGGCCCGCGCGCAGACGAAGCCGGGCAGCGCGTATCTCGATCGCGTGGTCAGCGAAGACATCCGGCGCATCTTCGCCCTCGGCTACTTCACGAATGTCAAGGCCGATATCGAGGAGGTGGCGGAGGGCCTGAAGCTCGTGTTCACGGTGGCGGAAAAACCCGCCGTGTCCGCCATCGACGTGCAGGGCCATCGGGCGCTGGCGAAGAAAAAACTCCTCGAGGTATTCGGCATCCGGCCTGGCGACCTCTACGATCCGCGCAAAATCAAGGAAGGCGTGGATCAGGTGAAAGCCGAGTATGCCAGGAAAGGCTTCTCCAATGTGGAGATCGCCACGCGCACCGAACCCCATGAGGCGGACAACACGGCCACCCTCTATGTCCTGGTGGATGAGGGGCCGCAGCTGCGGATTCGGGACGTCTTCATCGAGGGCAATCAGGCGTTCGCCGATCGGAAGATCCGCGGGCTGCTCAAGACCAAGCCCAAACGCTGGTTCCGCTCCGGGGCGTACGCCGAGCCCGTGCTGGCCGAAGATCTGGAGCGCATCAAGGCCTTCTACCGGAAACACGGATACGCGGATATCGAGGCGGCCCATGAGGTCGCGCGCGATCCCTCGGGCCGCGGGCTCATCGTCCGCTTCATGCTGACGGAGGGCCTCCAGCATCGGGTGGGGAGCGCTGTGGTCGATGGCGCCGTGCTGTTTCCCGAGCGCGAGATCCGCCAGGTGATTCGCTTGAAGCCCGGCGCGGTCTTCAATGATGAGGCGCTGCAAGAGGATTTGCGGGCCATCAAGCAGTATTACGGGGACCGAGGGTATATCCACGCGATGGTCACGCCTGATCCGCAATTGGATGAGGCCACCAAGCGGGTGAACGTCACGTACCGCATCGCGGAGCAGGAGCTCGTCTCCATCAACCGCATCGAGGTGCAAGGCAACCTGCAGACGAAAGATGTCGTGGTGCGCCGCGAGCTGCGCGTCTATCCCGGCGAGCCGTTCCAGGGGGCGAAGATCCGCAAATCCATCGAGCGGCTGTACAACCTGGGGTTCTTTGAAGAGGTGAACGTCGATACCGAACCGACCGCGACGGCGGAGAAGGAAGATCTCATCGTGAAGGTGAAGGAATCCAAGACCGGCAGCTTCAGCTTCGGCGGGGGGTTTTCTTCGGTCGACCGGTTGATCGGGATGGTGGAAGTGGAGCAGCGCAATTTCGACTGGCGGAATATCCCGCAGTTTACCGGCGCTGGACAGGATTTGAGAGCGCGCGTTGAGATCGGCAGCGTGCGCAGGTTCTTCGATATCTCCTTTACCGAGCCATGGATCTTTGGCTACCCGGTGTCGGCCGGGGTCGATCTGTATAACCGCACCTTCTTGAAGAATCGCAATCTGGGATGGGCGTTCGAGCAGGAGCAGCGCGGCGGGGGGCTGCGCTTCGGCAAGGAGTTTCTGGATCTGGTCCGCGTGAACGTCGATTATCAGCTGTTTCGGACCGCCATTTCCGACGTGGATGAGAGCGCATCCAGCGCCCTCAAAGCGGAGCAGGGCAAAAGCACGGTCAGCGTGCTCGGGCTGTCTGTCACCATGGATGGCCGCG
It includes:
- a CDS encoding nucleotidyltransferase; translation: MTALERALALIARFLDEHRIPYMIIGGIANLVWGEPRSTLDVDASLLVEETQWPSLMKELRSIVRIIPRNPIAFLKDTHVLPVETSDGVRIDLIWATLPYEHQAIARATIEEVTGQRIRVRVCRPEDLVIHKVLSARPKDQEDVRAIIHQQRARLDRPYVNRIVGELAKALDRPEMVEFLARCFRESR
- a CDS encoding nucleotidyl transferase AbiEii/AbiGii toxin family protein, producing MDQPRPKILTPLQRQVLDTVFAEGTFARHFYLTGGTALAAFYLYHRYSDDLDFFTNESPLDMIWPMVQAMQPRLGFAVESRAPHFIRLRFAEGLRVDLVQDMPARFGTPRRHGSWRIDALENITVNKITAIQGRLDVKDYVDLYVLLKDKPKEAIFAWLEKAKQKDASVDPFLWSRIIGDVETFRVLPRMIVPVSLDELVKFYQGLRRRIVMSLKPS
- a CDS encoding 4-(cytidine 5'-diphospho)-2-C-methyl-D-erythritol kinase, with translation MGHESRLRFRAPAKLNLYLRVVGKRADGFHELETIFERIDLADELTFEAAATLSLTCTDPTLSCGDDNLVLKAARLLQQKSGAGQGARIHLTKRIPIAAGLGGGSSDAATTLRGLNTLWNLLWPKERLIELGAQLGSDVPFFLYDTPFAIGRGRGEICEPIPGQPLAQVLVVPDAQLSTKEIYEELNLPLTPPTASITIVAHALRNGPASAGLAAGLWNDLEPVAIRRCPVIPHIQETLRACGVLAARLSGSGPAVFGLCRDRAHAHEMVTTLRTSTPSSWRIELVQTDR
- a CDS encoding NTP transferase domain-containing protein translates to MRTLQAIILAAGEGTRMKSDMPKVLHRICGRPMIAYALDLAASAGVKQPIIILGAGAEAVQPHLPKEAKVVIQTKRLGTGDAVVAAKKALGSHGSVLILYADTPLLRRGTIQKLIEAHFKTEATATLLTAHLADPSGYGRILRNEQGQIVGIVEEAEAAAAQRAIREINVGPLVCKVEALLQALATITPSASKHELYLTTAISAIAKQEGTKIHATRVEEIAEALGINSKAELARAIGVIRQRIIDMHLNNGVTIEDPRSTFIDQGVSIGADTVVHPYTVIETSVAIGKRCSIGPFARLRSGVSIADESRVGNFVELVRAKVGHRVRIGHVTYLGDATVEDDVNIGAGTVTANYDGSEKHPTHIGKGAFIGSDTVLIAPVKIGPGAVTGAGCVVTKGHDVPAKGVVAGVPAKPFEQAKAASTDGHPHPAAGKRPVLRRAPAKAKRPAKRALRPARRPSVKKARPAVRRPAAKRTVARRPAAKRPARRVLARR
- a CDS encoding ribose-phosphate pyrophosphokinase — its product is MTKRRQLSQRVALVSGNANPSLSKAIASALGVPLSDSLVSRFSEGEIRVKINEIVRGKDVFVIQPTCPPTNENLMELLIILDALRRASAQRITAVVPYYGYARQDRKDQPRVPITAKLVANLITTAGANRVLTMDLHAGQIQGFFDIPLDHLYAVTVFEEYLRRKRLKSIVVVSPDVGGIKMARGYAKRLHADLAIVDKRRDTPESTEVMHLLGEVQGRTAILVDDLIATGSSLVEAAEAVKRAGATAVYACVTHPVLSGPAIDRIGTSCLKELIVTDTIPLPSKRRHAKITVLSVATLLSEAIGRIHFEESISSLFDGMMS
- a CDS encoding 50S ribosomal protein L25 yields the protein MAKATAAGQLELTVQPRTAIGTRAVKRLRAAGAVPGVVYGKTTAPVSVSVNARALVKVLHAKGGEHALVTLRVDGEKAWEQPALIHVVQHDPIDGRAVHVDFHTIVLTERLKVKVPVILKGEAVGVKQEGGVLEHFLREIEVECLPTDIPVGVDVDISAMKIGETVHVRDLTPPARAKIIADPDGTVAAIQKPKEEKPAEEAAAAPTEPEVLREKKEEPEAAAAEAKKAEAAEGKKEKEPKS
- a CDS encoding aminoacyl-tRNA hydrolase, translating into MKLLVGLGNPGHTYNETRHNSGFAVIQWLAQRHQVAIGTRVLSRLDGRPAGVYGDYALGQETVRLLMPLTMMNESGEALRELPAGAQDVLILCDDVHLPLGAIRLRPEGGAGGHHGLQSCLDVLGTEAVPRLRIGVAANPLPRDLTEFVLSKFTSAERPLMHQAIAQAAEAAEAWATEGLEAAMNRYNRTQDAPT
- the rpsF gene encoding 30S ribosomal protein S6, giving the protein MMRTGTYEALVILKTAGSEQDVAKRAAALEEPIKKSGGTIATSHPIGRRRLAFRIARHAEGHYHLLRFSLPAERLADLERLYRLNDAVVRFMILNAEELGATADGITTYTPASSRSSYASSRGPATSEV
- a CDS encoding single-stranded DNA-binding protein is translated as MASLNRVLLIGNLTKDPELRYIPSGTPVANLRLAVNSSFKGQDGQRKEETCFVTIVVWSKQAELCNQYLKKGRSVFVEGRLIYRSWEAEGKTRSTMEVRADRVQFLGGPAGSGGAGKGEASPAAAEEPAPALDAAEASADADVPF
- a CDS encoding 30S ribosomal protein S18, producing the protein MAIVKRVFVKKPCRFCAEHLEAIDYKDLERLGRCVTDRGKIIPSRLTGTCAKHQRVLTRAIKRARFMALLPYATL
- a CDS encoding 50S ribosomal protein L9, with the translated sequence MDVVLVHAVDALGPAGAVVKVKPGFARNFLLPRGLAVAATPQQLKAIETSQRQRERKSARITEEAERVKRQIESRSLTLKLSLGEDQKPFGAITTHDIVDALAGEGIAVEKHAVHLEQPIKALGIFEVPVRVHADVTAIMKVWVVKA
- the dnaB gene encoding replicative DNA helicase, with the protein product MNIAEVTTVERVPPQNLDAEQAVLGAMLIEEEAVVQAAEALEDATFYSTAHRKIFSSLVSLYRASVPVDLVTVTDELRKRNQLEDVGGPSYLATLTTVVPTAANAEHYCRIVKQKAILRELIRVATQIAADSYREAIEPDALLDRAETMIFDIASQKLKRDAVAMKDIIKSSIEMIDTLYQRKGMITGLPTGFLELDQQLAGLQPADLIVVAGRPAMGKSSFSLCVAEHVALQHHVGVAIFSPEMSKENIVQRMLCSHARINAHNVRSGMLSASDWPNLTKAAGKLSDAPIFIDDSPGISVLELRAKARRLKSRHGIGLVILDYLQLMDESVATENRQQEISVISRGMKALARELNVPVIAVSQLSRAPERRESFRPRLSDLRESGAIEQDADVVLMLFREDYYQPTEENKGIAEVIIAKQRNGPTGTVKLAFINEYTRFEALARAA
- the bamA gene encoding outer membrane protein assembly factor BamA, whose translation is MSARGVLWAGLLAGGLLAAPCWAQDAADKRIIQVDVSGAKTIAKETILARAQTKPGSAYLDRVVSEDIRRIFALGYFTNVKADIEEVAEGLKLVFTVAEKPAVSAIDVQGHRALAKKKLLEVFGIRPGDLYDPRKIKEGVDQVKAEYARKGFSNVEIATRTEPHEADNTATLYVLVDEGPQLRIRDVFIEGNQAFADRKIRGLLKTKPKRWFRSGAYAEPVLAEDLERIKAFYRKHGYADIEAAHEVARDPSGRGLIVRFMLTEGLQHRVGSAVVDGAVLFPEREIRQVIRLKPGAVFNDEALQEDLRAIKQYYGDRGYIHAMVTPDPQLDEATKRVNVTYRIAEQELVSINRIEVQGNLQTKDVVVRRELRVYPGEPFQGAKIRKSIERLYNLGFFEEVNVDTEPTATAEKEDLIVKVKESKTGSFSFGGGFSSVDRLIGMVEVEQRNFDWRNIPQFTGAGQDLRARVEIGSVRRFFDISFTEPWIFGYPVSAGVDLYNRTFLKNRNLGWAFEQEQRGGGLRFGKEFLDLVRVNVDYQLFRTAISDVDESASSALKAEQGKSTVSVLGLSVTMDGRDNKFDPTKGYVLFGSTNLAGGFIGGQRDFYRLQGGASYYWPHFNRFVLESRAKAGMVEAYGDSDEVPIFERFFGGGSGTIRGFRERRVGPRDPISNDPTGGEAMFVGTVEEVMTLAKDERGRPILRGSVFYDVGDVWRRVSDFGESLKSGIGIGARVNTPIGPLRLDLGYPVTRQDDQEKRRPRFHFNISRSF